The following are encoded in a window of Telmatobacter sp. DSM 110680 genomic DNA:
- a CDS encoding MlaD family protein — translation MPSRKEIQWSQLRVGALVLAALAVLVLVILLMSSASGGLFAHKLTLRTYFNNAGGLKSGAPVTLEGVTIGNITKIRVVPERSPTPVEVSMRVGGEYIHFLHSDSTTSIVQAGVLGDSFVDITSAHATGPAPANNTELRSTEAPSLQGVISASQDSIDQITKLMKNANILMDTLNSKRGTIGGFINDPAFYAKLNHIADNLDKLTGAINNGQGTLGKLVNDDTLYTHVDSVVGRFDNIAQGIQNGQGTAGKLVKDDTLYNNLNSTVANANQLLADVNSGKGSIGKLAKDPEFAKKLDDAVTRLDSLLTGIDEGKGTIGQLMQNRSVYDHTDQTMDQAKQLLQAIRQDPKKYFVIRLKLF, via the coding sequence GTGCCGAGCCGCAAAGAGATTCAGTGGTCCCAGCTGAGAGTTGGCGCATTGGTCCTGGCGGCCTTGGCCGTTCTGGTTCTTGTCATCCTCCTCATGTCGTCAGCCAGCGGCGGCCTGTTCGCGCATAAACTCACCCTTCGCACCTACTTCAATAACGCCGGCGGCCTAAAAAGTGGCGCCCCCGTTACGCTCGAAGGCGTGACCATCGGAAACATCACCAAGATCCGTGTTGTTCCCGAGCGTAGCCCCACCCCTGTGGAAGTTTCCATGCGGGTTGGCGGCGAATACATTCACTTTTTGCATTCCGACTCAACTACATCCATCGTGCAAGCCGGTGTTTTAGGCGACAGCTTCGTCGATATCACTTCCGCCCACGCCACGGGGCCGGCGCCAGCCAACAACACCGAACTCCGTTCGACTGAAGCTCCCAGTTTGCAAGGCGTTATCAGCGCCAGCCAGGACTCCATCGACCAGATCACCAAGCTGATGAAAAACGCCAACATCCTCATGGACACCCTCAACTCCAAGCGAGGCACCATCGGCGGCTTCATCAACGACCCAGCCTTTTACGCCAAACTCAACCACATCGCCGATAACCTCGATAAGTTGACCGGAGCCATCAACAACGGCCAGGGCACCCTCGGCAAACTCGTCAACGACGACACGCTCTACACGCACGTCGATTCCGTCGTTGGCCGCTTTGACAACATCGCCCAGGGAATACAGAACGGCCAGGGAACCGCCGGGAAACTGGTCAAGGACGACACCCTCTATAACAACCTTAATTCCACCGTCGCCAATGCTAATCAATTGCTGGCCGACGTGAATTCAGGAAAGGGTTCGATCGGCAAGCTGGCGAAGGATCCCGAATTCGCCAAGAAACTGGATGACGCCGTAACCCGCTTGGATAGCCTTCTCACCGGCATCGACGAAGGCAAGGGCACCATCGGACAGCTCATGCAGAATCGTTCGGTGTACGACCATACCGACCAGACCATGGATCAGGCCAAACAACTCCTCCAGGCCATTCGCCAGGATCCCAAAAAATACTTCGTGATTCGCCTCAAGCTTTTCTAA
- a CDS encoding isoprenylcysteine carboxylmethyltransferase family protein, translating into MRSFYAFLLPALWTAFVVYWRLMSANVKGTRRFEAAPSRITRLILFLVAIALLFLPESTFPWLTWLYESPLVPSEWTFFGGVVLTVAGLLFSIWARHQLGRNWSLTVTLKDDHELIVTGPYALVRHPIYTGLLVGFLGTAIAIMQVRSILALILILIALWTKIRMEERLMRDHFGAQYDVYSQRVSALIPYVF; encoded by the coding sequence ATGCGTTCGTTTTACGCTTTTCTGCTGCCTGCACTCTGGACGGCTTTTGTCGTGTACTGGCGGTTGATGTCGGCCAACGTCAAGGGCACCCGGCGGTTCGAAGCTGCCCCGTCTCGGATTACTCGCCTGATTCTCTTCCTCGTTGCTATAGCCTTGCTCTTCCTTCCCGAGTCGACATTCCCTTGGCTTACGTGGCTATACGAGTCGCCCCTCGTTCCAAGCGAGTGGACATTTTTCGGGGGAGTCGTACTCACCGTAGCGGGCCTGCTCTTCTCCATCTGGGCGAGGCATCAACTGGGCCGTAACTGGAGCCTCACCGTCACGCTCAAGGACGATCACGAACTGATCGTGACCGGCCCATACGCCTTGGTGCGCCATCCCATCTATACGGGGCTTCTTGTCGGATTTTTGGGGACCGCCATCGCGATCATGCAGGTCCGCAGCATCCTTGCCTTAATCCTTATTCTGATCGCCCTTTGGACGAAGATACGAATGGAGGAGCGCCTGATGCGCGACCATTTTGGCGCGCAGTACGACGTCTACTCGCAGCGCGTCTCCGCGCTGATACCGTATGTTTTTTGA
- a CDS encoding cyclic nucleotide-binding domain-containing protein: MNFDSSSFIAEKELIDALERRSSTLICTESRRLFNQGGKPAGLYILRKGTASLTMESPTGGDLMSIKLHPGSLLGLPALIGNEPYTLTASADKDAELGFVTREDFNSLMMTDPSIAVRVLRVLAAEVRTARHAISEF, encoded by the coding sequence GTGAATTTTGACTCATCATCTTTCATCGCCGAGAAGGAGCTAATTGACGCTCTGGAAAGGCGCTCTTCCACTTTGATCTGCACGGAGTCCCGCCGCCTGTTCAACCAGGGAGGCAAACCAGCCGGTCTTTACATTCTGCGCAAAGGCACCGCATCCCTGACTATGGAATCGCCCACGGGCGGGGACTTGATGTCTATCAAGTTACATCCCGGTTCCCTGTTGGGCCTCCCGGCGCTTATCGGCAATGAGCCTTACACGCTGACTGCCAGCGCCGATAAAGACGCTGAACTTGGATTTGTCACTCGCGAGGATTTCAACAGTCTCATGATGACCGATCCTTCGATTGCGGTCCGGGTATTGCGCGTCCTTGCGGCTGAAGTGCGAACCGCCCGCCACGCTATTTCAGAATTCTAA
- the rfbC gene encoding dTDP-4-dehydrorhamnose 3,5-epimerase, which yields MNIQETSLPGVMLITPKIHSDNRGAFWETWNHQAFESEGLPCTWVQDNFSISKKNVVRGIHYQILNPQGKLVRATHGAVLDVAVDLRKSSPCFGEHVAVELSGENGRMLWIPEGFGHAFLVLTEVAGFAYKVTDSYNPNGERTIVWNDPDLAIAWPVVPEEAIVSDKDANGATLETAEVFA from the coding sequence ATGAACATTCAAGAGACATCCCTGCCCGGTGTAATGCTGATTACGCCCAAGATTCACAGTGATAATCGCGGCGCTTTCTGGGAGACCTGGAATCATCAGGCATTCGAATCTGAAGGATTGCCCTGCACCTGGGTCCAGGACAATTTCTCCATATCAAAGAAGAATGTAGTCCGCGGCATCCATTATCAGATCCTTAATCCCCAGGGAAAGCTCGTGCGCGCAACGCACGGCGCCGTACTCGATGTTGCCGTCGATCTGCGGAAGAGTTCTCCTTGCTTCGGAGAACATGTTGCCGTGGAGCTTAGCGGCGAGAACGGGCGAATGCTCTGGATCCCGGAAGGGTTTGGTCACGCATTTCTGGTGTTGACTGAGGTCGCTGGGTTTGCCTACAAAGTCACCGATTCTTACAATCCCAACGGTGAGCGCACCATTGTATGGAATGACCCTGATCTTGCGATTGCATGGCCAGTCGTGCCCGAAGAAGCTATCGTCTCCGACAAAGATGCGAACGGAGCAACGCTCGAGACCGCCGAGGTATTCGCGTGA
- the rfbB gene encoding dTDP-glucose 4,6-dehydratase yields MTDSKNTILVTGGAGFIGSNFVLRWIETVGTPVVNLDLLTYAGNPENLAALDDDKRYQLVRADICDAEAVAAALNEHRPRAIVHFAAESHVDRSIVDPGAFIHTNVQGTYTLLEQARRYWSALDDAAKESFRFLHVSTDEVYGTLSPEDPAFSETTPYAPNSPYAASKAASDHLARAYFHTFKLPVLTTNCSNNYGPFQFPEKLIPLMIMNALEGKALPVYGDGQNVRDWLFVDDHCSAIRTVLEKGKLGETYNVGGNSERNNLHVVNTICDLVDELRPDPVIGSRRKLIKYVADRPGHDRRYAIDARKIANELGWTPSVDFEHGLRNTVEWYLNHASWIENVRSGAYLTWIKQNYEERIAQ; encoded by the coding sequence ATGACCGATTCGAAAAACACAATCCTTGTAACCGGCGGCGCCGGATTCATTGGTTCAAATTTTGTGCTGCGCTGGATCGAGACCGTTGGCACCCCTGTCGTTAATCTCGACCTGCTGACCTACGCCGGAAACCCTGAGAACCTGGCAGCGCTCGATGATGACAAGCGCTACCAACTCGTGCGCGCCGACATTTGCGATGCGGAAGCTGTCGCAGCCGCGCTCAACGAGCATCGTCCGCGTGCCATCGTTCACTTCGCAGCAGAAAGCCACGTCGATCGCTCCATTGTCGATCCCGGCGCATTCATTCATACCAATGTCCAGGGCACCTATACATTGCTCGAACAGGCTCGCCGCTACTGGTCGGCACTCGATGACGCCGCAAAGGAATCTTTCCGCTTCCTGCACGTTTCCACGGATGAAGTTTACGGCACGCTGAGCCCCGAAGATCCCGCGTTCTCCGAGACAACGCCCTATGCGCCCAACAGCCCTTATGCTGCTTCGAAGGCTGCTTCCGATCATCTGGCGCGTGCATACTTCCATACGTTCAAGCTGCCGGTCCTCACTACCAATTGCTCCAACAACTACGGACCGTTTCAGTTTCCTGAGAAGCTGATTCCCTTGATGATCATGAATGCGCTCGAGGGCAAAGCGCTTCCCGTTTATGGCGATGGACAGAACGTCCGCGACTGGCTATTTGTTGACGATCACTGCTCCGCCATACGCACCGTGCTCGAAAAGGGCAAGCTCGGCGAAACGTACAATGTCGGCGGCAACAGCGAGCGTAATAATCTGCATGTCGTCAATACAATCTGCGACCTCGTTGACGAGTTGCGGCCCGACCCGGTCATTGGCTCTCGCCGCAAGCTGATCAAATACGTCGCCGACCGTCCCGGTCATGATCGCCGTTACGCGATTGACGCGCGCAAGATTGCAAACGAACTTGGCTGGACGCCCTCAGTCGATTTCGAACACGGCCTGCGTAACACCGTAGAGTGGTATCTCAATCACGCATCCTGGATCGAGAATGTGCGCAGCGGCGCCTATCTCACGTGGATCAAGCAAAACTACGAGGAGAGGATCGCGCAATGA
- the rfbA gene encoding glucose-1-phosphate thymidylyltransferase RfbA — MKGIILAGGSGTRLYPVTHVVSKQLLPVYDKPMIYYPLSTLMLAGLRDILIISTPEDTQRFADLLGDGKRWGINLTYAIQPSPDGLAQAFTIGRDFIGNDTCSLILGDNIFYGQSFSRDLQHAANLTSGALVFAYPVHDPERYGVVEFDSAGKAISIEEKPKQPKSRYAVTGLYFYDNDVVKLATDLKPSARGELEITDLNRLYLEAGKLRVQVMSRGMAWLDTGTHDSLFEAGMYIQTIEKRQGLMIACPEEIAYHFGYINAEQLEALAKPVAKSGYGQYLLALRNERHIPAGSGEL; from the coding sequence ATGAAGGGGATCATTCTTGCCGGTGGCTCGGGAACGCGCCTTTATCCAGTCACACATGTCGTTTCAAAACAGCTTTTGCCTGTCTACGACAAGCCCATGATCTACTACCCGCTGAGCACGCTGATGCTCGCTGGCCTGCGCGACATCCTGATCATCTCCACACCGGAAGACACACAGCGATTTGCGGATCTGCTGGGCGACGGCAAGCGCTGGGGTATCAACCTCACCTATGCCATCCAGCCCAGTCCCGACGGACTTGCGCAGGCGTTCACCATTGGCCGCGATTTCATCGGCAACGATACTTGTTCGCTCATCCTCGGCGACAACATCTTCTACGGCCAGTCGTTTTCGCGCGACTTGCAGCACGCGGCAAACTTGACCAGCGGTGCTCTCGTCTTTGCGTATCCGGTGCACGATCCAGAACGCTATGGCGTAGTGGAGTTCGATAGCGCCGGTAAGGCGATCAGCATTGAAGAAAAGCCCAAGCAGCCAAAGTCTCGCTACGCCGTAACCGGCCTTTATTTCTACGACAACGACGTGGTGAAACTGGCGACCGATCTGAAGCCTTCAGCACGCGGCGAACTGGAAATCACAGATCTGAACCGGCTGTATCTTGAAGCCGGCAAACTGCGGGTCCAGGTCATGAGCCGCGGCATGGCGTGGCTTGATACCGGTACACACGATTCGCTCTTTGAAGCCGGAATGTACATCCAGACGATCGAAAAGCGACAGGGATTGATGATTGCCTGCCCTGAAGAAATTGCTTATCACTTCGGATATATCAATGCCGAACAGCTTGAGGCGTTGGCAAAGCCCGTGGCTAAAAGCGGCTACGGACAATACCTGCTGGCTCTGCGCAATGAGCGGCATATCCCCGCAGGATCAGGCGAGCTATGA
- the rfbD gene encoding dTDP-4-dehydrorhamnose reductase, which yields MSEWPRILVTGADGQVGRAILAEFAGSAEVIPCNRNTLDLSNPDQIRATVREVAPDIIINAGAYTAVDRAESERDLAFAINGNAPGVLAEEAQRASSLLIHYSTDYVFNGSKKGPWGEEDATDPLSVYGASKLAGEEAIRKAGGRYLIFRTSWVYAPEGKNFVLTMLRLGRERDSLNVVDDQFGAPTTAAELARATHAIATGIVTEKFTIANACAGTYHMTCAGSTSWCGFARAIFERAPQLLDGKMPAVNPIAASEYPTPAKRPQNSVLSNEKLQRTFGVHLAPWEAALDEVLAAIASKRRDNEPSHTLQHRPVEN from the coding sequence GTGAGTGAGTGGCCGCGAATCCTGGTGACTGGTGCAGATGGACAGGTGGGGCGCGCAATACTCGCCGAATTTGCAGGATCCGCTGAAGTGATTCCGTGCAATCGAAATACTCTTGATCTTTCGAATCCTGACCAAATTCGCGCGACGGTCCGTGAAGTTGCCCCAGACATCATCATCAACGCCGGAGCCTACACGGCAGTCGATCGTGCCGAGAGCGAGCGGGACCTCGCCTTCGCCATCAACGGCAACGCGCCTGGAGTGCTTGCAGAGGAAGCACAGCGCGCCAGTTCCCTGCTGATTCATTACTCCACCGACTACGTCTTCAATGGTTCAAAGAAGGGACCATGGGGCGAAGAGGATGCCACCGACCCCTTGAGCGTGTATGGCGCCAGCAAGCTTGCCGGCGAAGAGGCAATACGCAAGGCAGGAGGCCGTTACCTCATCTTCCGCACCAGCTGGGTATACGCGCCCGAAGGCAAGAATTTTGTGCTCACCATGCTGCGGCTCGGCCGCGAACGCGACTCGCTGAACGTAGTTGACGATCAGTTTGGCGCGCCGACAACAGCTGCTGAGCTGGCCCGGGCCACACACGCCATTGCCACAGGAATCGTTACAGAAAAATTTACTATCGCGAACGCATGCGCAGGCACATACCACATGACCTGCGCCGGCAGCACTTCATGGTGTGGGTTTGCGCGCGCGATTTTTGAACGCGCCCCGCAACTGCTCGATGGGAAAATGCCTGCGGTCAATCCAATTGCGGCCAGTGAATATCCAACCCCTGCCAAGCGGCCGCAGAACTCCGTGCTCTCCAACGAAAAACTGCAGCGCACCTTCGGCGTGCATCTAGCCCCTTGGGAGGCAGCACTCGACGAAGTCCTCGCGGCCATCGCCTCGAAACGGAGAGACAATGAACCGTCACATACCCTGCAACACAGACCGGTCGAGAATTAA
- the recG gene encoding ATP-dependent DNA helicase RecG, whose protein sequence is MPGLDSPVKFVRGVGPQLSEMLAAKGIQTAEDLLYHLPFRYEDRQNPRSLDELKPGETASVIAEVRGSALLRTRRMPLFELTVGQGRHVLKCIWFHATYLEGKFHAGQTVALYGKVEPSRSTSNFKMIQPQFEILPDASDDAETRLLEVGRITPVYESLGGSRLASRWQRKVIFNLLDAVRGNVLECLPAQMLGRLDMPDRETSLREVHFPPEGTSLTQLQSWATPAHRRLIFEELFFLELGLELKRRRMRERAGIAFETNNKVREAIREVLPFHPTAAQKRTLGEIVTDMRASSPMRRLLQGDVGSGKTIVALQAMLVAIENGYQAALMAPTEILATQHFLAARKLLERSSRKYRTILLTGSLDEDRKRTNRGMINRGEAQLVIGTHALIEENVEFDRLGLVVVDEQHRFGVMQRFKLMKKPNQPEPDVLVMTATPIPRTLALSLYGDLDVSILDELPPRRTPIVTRRVPEERCEDVWDFVRKQVAQGRQAYIVYPVIEGSSDDQPELDFSHDEPSAAVSEPASRSARTARKGKTADLFSSISGQKPTPKIKGAELKSAVSMHEKLRTGPLKGLRVGLLHGRLDPDDKEIIMRRFQRGEIDVLVATTVVEVGVDVPNATVMVVEHAERFGLAQLHQLRGRVGRGAAKSYCILITGQKVSEQAEERLGAMVRTQDGFELAELDLTMRGPGEFFGTRQAGLPDFRVANLVRDRALLELAKREAETFATAKSGEGTEAERGRVWARLKESWQRRYGLVEAG, encoded by the coding sequence GTGCCCGGCCTTGATAGTCCAGTAAAGTTTGTGCGCGGTGTCGGTCCGCAACTGTCGGAGATGCTCGCGGCCAAAGGCATTCAGACCGCTGAGGATCTGCTTTACCATCTTCCCTTTCGCTATGAGGACCGCCAGAATCCGCGCAGTCTCGACGAACTGAAACCCGGAGAAACCGCCAGCGTGATCGCCGAGGTACGCGGCTCCGCACTTCTGCGCACGCGTCGAATGCCGCTATTTGAACTCACCGTAGGTCAGGGGCGCCACGTGCTCAAATGCATCTGGTTTCACGCCACCTATCTCGAGGGCAAATTTCACGCAGGACAAACCGTAGCCCTCTACGGAAAAGTTGAGCCATCTCGCTCGACCAGCAACTTCAAAATGATTCAGCCGCAGTTCGAGATTTTGCCCGACGCGAGCGATGATGCGGAGACGCGCTTGCTTGAAGTCGGCCGCATTACGCCTGTCTACGAATCGCTGGGCGGGTCCCGGTTGGCTTCGCGCTGGCAGCGCAAAGTGATCTTCAATCTACTCGATGCTGTGCGTGGAAATGTGCTGGAATGCCTGCCGGCGCAGATGCTCGGCCGGCTTGACATGCCGGATCGCGAAACATCTTTGCGCGAGGTCCACTTTCCACCGGAAGGCACTTCGCTCACGCAACTGCAATCCTGGGCAACGCCTGCCCATCGTCGCTTGATCTTTGAGGAACTCTTCTTTCTCGAGTTAGGCCTTGAGTTGAAACGGCGTCGCATGCGCGAACGAGCCGGAATCGCGTTCGAGACCAACAACAAAGTCCGCGAAGCCATCCGCGAAGTGCTGCCGTTTCATCCCACCGCGGCACAAAAACGCACCCTCGGCGAAATCGTCACAGACATGCGTGCGTCCAGTCCCATGCGGCGGCTGTTGCAAGGCGATGTCGGCTCTGGCAAAACCATCGTGGCGCTGCAGGCCATGCTCGTGGCAATTGAGAACGGATATCAAGCCGCGCTAATGGCGCCCACCGAAATCCTTGCAACCCAACATTTTCTGGCGGCTCGCAAACTCCTCGAGCGCTCATCGCGAAAATACCGCACGATACTTCTCACCGGTTCGCTCGATGAAGATCGCAAGCGCACCAATCGCGGAATGATCAATCGCGGCGAGGCGCAACTGGTCATCGGCACACATGCTTTGATCGAGGAAAATGTCGAATTCGACCGTCTTGGTCTCGTAGTCGTCGACGAACAGCACCGCTTCGGTGTGATGCAGCGCTTCAAGCTGATGAAGAAACCAAATCAGCCAGAGCCGGATGTGCTCGTGATGACCGCAACGCCGATACCACGCACGCTGGCGCTGTCGCTCTATGGCGATCTTGATGTCAGCATCCTCGACGAACTCCCTCCCAGACGCACCCCGATCGTCACTCGACGCGTGCCGGAAGAGCGATGTGAAGATGTCTGGGACTTCGTGCGCAAGCAGGTGGCCCAGGGACGACAGGCGTACATCGTGTATCCCGTGATCGAGGGCAGCAGCGACGACCAGCCAGAACTGGACTTTTCGCATGACGAACCTTCCGCGGCAGTTTCTGAACCGGCCTCACGTTCCGCTAGAACCGCGCGTAAAGGGAAGACCGCAGATCTCTTCTCAAGCATCTCGGGCCAGAAACCTACGCCGAAAATTAAAGGAGCAGAGCTCAAGTCTGCCGTCTCGATGCACGAGAAACTGCGTACCGGCCCCCTCAAAGGATTGCGCGTCGGTCTGCTGCACGGCCGCCTCGATCCTGACGACAAGGAAATCATCATGCGCCGATTCCAGCGCGGTGAAATCGATGTGCTGGTGGCAACAACCGTCGTCGAAGTCGGCGTGGACGTTCCAAACGCCACCGTGATGGTGGTAGAGCACGCAGAACGCTTCGGCCTTGCACAATTGCACCAGCTTCGCGGCCGGGTCGGTCGTGGCGCTGCCAAAAGCTACTGCATCCTCATCACCGGGCAAAAAGTCTCTGAGCAGGCTGAAGAACGACTCGGCGCCATGGTCAGAACGCAGGACGGTTTTGAACTGGCAGAACTTGACCTCACCATGCGTGGCCCGGGAGAGTTTTTTGGTACCCGCCAGGCCGGCCTCCCGGATTTCCGGGTCGCCAACCTGGTGCGCGACCGTGCCTTGCTGGAACTCGCCAAGCGCGAAGCAGAGACGTTCGCCACCGCCAAGTCAGGCGAAGGGACCGAAGCAGAGCGTGGTCGCGTATGGGCCCGCCTTAAAGAGTCGTGGCAGCGCCGCTACGGACTGGTAGAAGCCGGTTAG
- a CDS encoding cytochrome P460 family protein — protein MFPKARIATAAVCLLAAACAVTLVFRPMNLVHADRISAPSYNDKGDLLPLKDYREWIYITSGIDMSYSPKAMEMQGQSVFDNVFVNPAAYRSFVATGTWPDKTVMVLEVRRAKSKGSINQQGHFQDTAITGLEVHVKDEARFPGKWAFFDFDAPDKTGTLIPKGAPCYTCHAAHAAVDTTFVQFYPTLLPIAKAKGALSEAFLKEESAEASK, from the coding sequence ATGTTCCCCAAGGCTCGAATCGCTACAGCCGCAGTCTGCCTACTCGCCGCCGCATGCGCGGTCACTCTTGTCTTTCGCCCCATGAACCTTGTCCACGCCGATCGAATCTCCGCACCAAGCTACAACGACAAAGGCGATCTGCTTCCGCTCAAGGATTACCGCGAGTGGATCTACATCACATCTGGCATTGACATGAGCTATTCGCCCAAAGCCATGGAGATGCAGGGGCAATCCGTGTTCGACAACGTCTTCGTCAATCCTGCGGCTTATCGCAGCTTCGTCGCAACCGGAACGTGGCCCGATAAGACAGTCATGGTCCTTGAGGTGCGCCGAGCAAAAAGCAAAGGATCAATCAACCAGCAGGGACACTTTCAGGACACCGCGATCACCGGCCTCGAGGTCCATGTGAAAGATGAAGCTCGATTCCCCGGCAAGTGGGCCTTCTTTGATTTTGATGCGCCCGATAAAACCGGCACGCTGATTCCAAAGGGAGCTCCTTGCTACACCTGCCACGCCGCCCACGCGGCCGTTGATACGACTTTCGTGCAGTTCTACCCCACGCTATTGCCCATCGCGAAAGCCAAAGGAGCACTCTCCGAAGCGTTCCTAAAAGAAGAATCTGCCGAAGCCTCAAAGTAG
- a CDS encoding DNA alkylation repair protein — translation MSAFLRCNQRAKEGIISAIQQLQTGWTERANQAMTTVAAIMSDLKKKGKEQTRRIYARHGMNPERIYGVSVADLKVIAKTIKGKQDLACELYETGNMDAMYLAGMVADGSRLSKTQLNKWAKSASDLQMISEYTVPWLAVENAMARELALEWMNSKDPQIAASGWCTYAGLLSIRPDESLDLTEVRELLSRVKKEINAAPNRVKMTMNSFVIAVGTYVKPLLKEAKAVAEQLGAVKVDVGDTACKVPLATAYIEKNEKAGKIGKKRKTLRC, via the coding sequence GTGAGCGCGTTTCTGCGTTGCAATCAGAGGGCGAAGGAAGGGATAATCAGCGCCATCCAGCAATTGCAAACCGGCTGGACCGAGAGGGCCAATCAAGCAATGACGACGGTTGCCGCGATCATGTCGGATCTGAAAAAGAAGGGCAAGGAACAGACACGCAGAATTTATGCGCGGCACGGGATGAACCCCGAGCGTATTTACGGCGTCAGCGTGGCGGATTTAAAGGTAATTGCCAAGACCATCAAGGGTAAGCAGGATCTTGCGTGCGAACTCTATGAGACCGGCAACATGGATGCGATGTACCTTGCCGGAATGGTGGCCGACGGCTCGAGGCTGAGCAAGACGCAGCTGAACAAGTGGGCTAAGAGCGCATCGGATTTGCAGATGATTTCTGAATACACCGTTCCATGGCTTGCGGTAGAAAATGCGATGGCGCGAGAGTTGGCATTGGAATGGATGAATTCGAAAGACCCGCAAATCGCGGCTTCCGGATGGTGCACTTATGCGGGATTGTTGTCGATCAGGCCGGACGAAAGCCTGGATCTGACCGAAGTCAGAGAGTTGCTTTCCAGGGTGAAGAAGGAGATCAACGCGGCGCCCAACCGGGTAAAGATGACGATGAACAGTTTTGTGATTGCTGTAGGCACCTATGTAAAGCCGCTACTGAAAGAAGCCAAGGCAGTGGCCGAGCAACTCGGCGCGGTCAAGGTGGATGTGGGCGACACGGCGTGCAAGGTTCCGTTGGCAACTGCGTATATCGAGAAGAATGAGAAGGCGGGAAAGATCGGAAAAAAACGCAAGACGTTGCGCTGTTGA
- the acpS gene encoding holo-ACP synthase, translated as MERSWCALAGSVSTRIPDLHTEANWSRGVSLVHNMIVGSGIDLVEIARIQQSLERYGKRFLDRVFTAAEQAYCMRKRNAAESLAARFAAKEAGAKALGTGISRGVNWLEIEVIREPGGRPGLRFHGRAAEIASQLGVARAALSITHTASLSMANVILES; from the coding sequence ATGGAAAGATCATGGTGTGCGCTGGCGGGTTCAGTAAGCACGCGAATTCCGGACTTGCACACAGAAGCAAACTGGTCGCGGGGTGTTAGCTTGGTACACAACATGATTGTCGGCAGCGGCATTGATCTTGTTGAAATAGCACGCATCCAGCAGTCCCTCGAACGCTATGGGAAGCGCTTTCTCGACCGTGTCTTCACTGCTGCGGAACAGGCCTACTGCATGCGCAAACGCAACGCCGCCGAAAGCCTCGCAGCCCGCTTTGCCGCCAAGGAAGCGGGAGCAAAAGCGCTGGGCACCGGCATCAGCCGCGGCGTTAACTGGCTCGAAATCGAGGTGATACGGGAGCCCGGCGGCCGCCCTGGTCTCCGCTTCCACGGCCGGGCAGCGGAGATCGCTTCCCAGCTGGGCGTTGCCCGCGCAGCGCTGTCGATCACCCACACGGCAAGCCTCTCCATGGCAAACGTAATCCTCGAGAGCTGA